Proteins encoded in a region of the bacterium genome:
- the purD gene encoding phosphoribosylamine--glycine ligase — MIDYTSLNKIKNVLIVGSWAKEQITIENIKSNKKIKVFSYLDTKNPGIISLVDSYKIGSLYKIENIAKYAKTVKADLVIITTAAPLSLGIVDVLEAEKIPVFGPNSTAAKLESDKEFARKLMRKYRIDVLPEFNVFSEIKPAIQYAKDLQWNVAVKPVSLTEGLGVKVSRDQLKNKSEIINYITRVLNDNSKVLIEEKLEGEEFTLQCLVNGTCIISTPAVQDFKKKLPGDRGLNTASMGSYSDTGHILPFMKQEDYDSGIDIIRKTVKAFQSETGQICRGFLYGQFMITGKGIKLIEYNFRPGDPEWMNTLIVLKDNVLDIIKDLLRGKERKLRLENKASVCKYIVPNNYPEKLNEVLDIAFKESDIKKDDVNIYYSCGVNDNRKLNTGSERGIALIAKADTVSKANKKVEKAVSLVNGSFHYRFDIGTEEMIKSKIAFRENRL, encoded by the coding sequence ATGATAGATTATACCTCTCTAAATAAAATAAAAAATGTTCTCATAGTTGGGAGCTGGGCAAAGGAGCAAATTACTATTGAAAACATAAAAAGCAATAAAAAAATAAAAGTATTTTCATATCTAGACACGAAAAATCCGGGCATAATATCATTGGTTGATAGTTATAAAATAGGCAGTTTGTATAAGATAGAAAATATTGCGAAATATGCTAAAACAGTTAAAGCAGATCTAGTAATTATAACAACAGCAGCCCCGCTTTCTCTTGGTATTGTTGATGTTTTGGAAGCAGAAAAAATACCTGTATTTGGGCCGAATAGCACAGCTGCAAAATTAGAATCAGATAAAGAGTTTGCAAGAAAACTTATGCGTAAATATAGGATTGATGTGCTACCTGAATTTAATGTATTTAGCGAAATTAAACCAGCTATTCAATATGCGAAAGATCTTCAATGGAACGTCGCTGTTAAACCAGTTTCTCTTACCGAGGGATTAGGGGTGAAGGTTTCCAGAGACCAATTAAAAAACAAAAGCGAGATTATAAACTATATAACACGCGTCCTAAATGATAACTCAAAAGTTTTGATAGAGGAAAAGCTTGAAGGCGAAGAATTTACCTTGCAATGTTTGGTTAATGGCACTTGCATAATCTCCACTCCTGCTGTGCAGGATTTTAAAAAAAAATTACCAGGTGACAGAGGATTGAATACCGCAAGTATGGGCTCTTACTCTGATACAGGGCATATATTGCCTTTTATGAAGCAGGAAGATTATGATTCTGGAATTGATATCATAAGAAAAACCGTGAAAGCTTTTCAATCTGAAACAGGGCAGATATGCCGCGGTTTTTTATACGGGCAGTTTATGATTACAGGAAAAGGGATAAAACTTATAGAATACAATTTTCGTCCTGGAGATCCTGAGTGGATGAATACTTTGATAGTACTGAAGGATAATGTATTAGACATAATTAAAGATTTACTGAGAGGTAAAGAGAGAAAACTCAGACTTGAGAACAAAGCGTCAGTATGTAAATACATAGTTCCTAATAATTATCCTGAGAAATTAAATGAGGTGTTGGATATTGCTTTTAAAGAATCGGATATAAAAAAAGATGATGTTAATATCTATTATAGTTGTGGAGTTAACGACAACAGGAAATTGAATACTGGTTCGGAGAGAGGTATTGCTCTTATTGCAAAAGCTGATACTGTTTCTAAAGCGAATAAAAAGGTAGAGAAAGCAGTCTCATTAGTTAATGGCAGTTTTCACTATAGGTTTGATATTGGCACTGAGGAAATGATTAAGTCTAAAATTGCTTTTCGTGAAAACAGATTATGA
- a CDS encoding GNAT family N-acetyltransferase, with protein sequence MKEAITIRRANESEFLKVYQFVSNCKPLENYSEHFYKIILRYFGNSCFVAEYNDSIIGFVMSFISQTHNKTYFLWQIGVTPKMHGKGIGRKLLESVEVELAKMGCDRIELTIDPKNIPSMKLFEKAGYKNISEKEGSTLIVDNNIAVKDYYKSESHFMLYEKNFS encoded by the coding sequence ATGAAAGAAGCTATAACTATACGCAGAGCGAATGAAAGTGAATTTCTTAAAGTTTATCAATTTGTTTCCAATTGCAAGCCGTTAGAAAATTATTCAGAACATTTTTATAAAATAATCCTAAGATATTTTGGAAACAGCTGCTTCGTTGCTGAATATAATGACAGCATAATTGGATTTGTAATGAGCTTTATTTCACAAACTCACAATAAAACATATTTCTTATGGCAAATAGGTGTAACGCCTAAAATGCATGGCAAAGGGATAGGAAGGAAACTTCTGGAATCAGTTGAAGTGGAATTGGCGAAAATGGGTTGTGATCGAATTGAACTTACAATAGATCCGAAAAACATACCTTCCATGAAACTGTTCGAAAAAGCTGGATATAAAAACATTAGCGAAAAAGAGGGAAGCACTCTAATCGTTGATAATAATATCGCTGTAAAAGATTATTACAAGTCTGAAAGCCATTTTATGCTTTATGAGAAAAACTTTTCATAA
- a CDS encoding ABC transporter substrate-binding protein/permease, protein MGRLKFRLGFLRKKQFLMIFVLAFLIIINIDLFAKEKETFTIALTGKYPPFNFYSDEGKLVGFDVDTAKKISKHLNRKLVIIPTEWDSIVAGLLFKKYDAIIGSMAITPERAKKVNFSIPYYISGAQLFIHKRNREKIKKITDLYGKKVGVGLGETYEHYLRKNHPSIKIVTYKSTVDIFMDMHNNRLDGFLTDRLVGLYQIKKGHMPFIPAGQLLYEEKMAIPVTINNTELLTNINKALKRMKEDGTSAKLHKKWFGSASVSDPKAERDMRTEVIIKKLAQGFAITLFVAFISILFGFILSVPSGIILNSKKTFLYHILRSSNDIIRGTPLLIQLFFVYFGAPQIGITLAPIQAAIITLTINSSAYMSEVIRSGLMAVDHGQNLAGKALGLTKLQVFRYVIWPQSFRVSLPPLVNSVVALMKDTALIAMISVGEVIRETQSIISVTYNPIKYYFIVGAMFFVFTFPLMKMANKLEKNIKERGFTHA, encoded by the coding sequence ATGGGAAGATTGAAGTTCCGATTAGGATTTCTTCGCAAAAAACAATTTTTAATGATATTTGTTTTAGCATTTCTAATTATTATTAATATTGACTTATTTGCAAAAGAGAAAGAAACATTTACTATAGCTTTAACAGGTAAATATCCTCCTTTTAATTTCTATTCGGATGAAGGAAAGTTAGTAGGTTTTGATGTTGACACAGCAAAAAAAATATCAAAACATTTAAATCGAAAACTTGTTATTATTCCCACGGAATGGGATTCTATAGTAGCAGGGCTGCTGTTCAAAAAATACGATGCAATAATAGGTTCAATGGCAATAACACCTGAGCGTGCGAAGAAAGTAAACTTTTCTATCCCTTACTACATATCCGGCGCTCAACTGTTCATACACAAAAGGAATAGAGAGAAAATAAAGAAAATAACCGATCTTTACGGGAAAAAGGTCGGTGTTGGATTAGGTGAAACTTATGAACACTACCTAAGGAAAAACCATCCGAGTATAAAAATTGTTACTTACAAAAGCACAGTAGATATTTTTATGGATATGCACAATAACAGACTGGACGGATTTTTAACAGATAGGCTTGTCGGCTTATATCAGATTAAAAAAGGGCATATGCCTTTTATCCCAGCTGGCCAACTCTTATATGAGGAGAAAATGGCTATTCCTGTAACTATTAATAACACTGAATTACTGACCAATATAAATAAGGCATTAAAGAGAATGAAAGAAGATGGAACTTCTGCAAAACTCCACAAGAAATGGTTTGGAAGTGCTTCAGTTAGCGATCCAAAAGCCGAAAGAGACATGAGAACAGAGGTAATTATAAAAAAACTCGCGCAGGGTTTTGCTATTACACTGTTCGTTGCGTTTATTTCTATCTTGTTCGGGTTTATTCTGTCAGTCCCCTCAGGCATTATTCTTAACAGCAAAAAAACTTTCTTATACCATATCTTAAGATCGTCTAATGATATTATAAGAGGAACACCACTTCTTATACAGCTCTTTTTTGTCTATTTTGGCGCTCCACAGATAGGAATAACTCTTGCTCCCATTCAAGCAGCAATAATAACTTTGACAATCAATTCATCTGCCTATATGTCTGAAGTGATAAGATCCGGGCTTATGGCTGTTGACCATGGTCAGAATCTTGCAGGAAAAGCGCTTGGGTTGACAAAACTGCAGGTCTTTAGATATGTAATTTGGCCTCAATCCTTTAGAGTGTCTCTTCCCCCTCTTGTAAATTCAGTAGTGGCCTTAATGAAAGACACAGCCTTAATTGCTATGATATCCGTAGGGGAAGTTATTAGGGAAACTCAATCAATAATCAGCGTAACTTATAACCCGATAAAATATTACTTTATTGTTGGGGCTAT